The genomic region TGAAGCAAGCTGGCAGACACACATGGGTTGTTCGTATGTAGGCAGAATTAATTGAATTGAACCGTACTGTTTTTCATTAGACTCCGGTTCTTGGGTATGATAGTTTTTAAAGGATTCAAATTTCACCATCTATTAGCAAGgattcttttttaatattttttttttggggggggggggggcattttgccttaaactgacaggacagttaagcgtgaaagggggagagagacagagggagtgacatgcagcaaggtgccacaggccggagtcgaacctgggcctcTGCAAGAAAATCTATATCTATGGgatgcctgctctatccactgagCCACCAACATCCTGTCAAAGAGGACCATGCTTGCTAAATTTCCCatgctgcctctctctccttggCAGCTTTAGTGCTGTTACTTTGTTTATGAAATATATGCTCATATTCGCTGTAGGCATTCATGAGCACCTCCAAGTCCACAGGTGTAAAATAAGTTGATCACTTTTTCTTtccagttgccatggtgacttgaggtatcggggctccattgatgatggctttttattgtggttgtgCACGTGCTTAACTCAAGGTGTacctactcagagttgactgaactaattcaaatcagctgttctggaaccggatactcagagtttcccagctCAGAGTAAGTCAAGTCAGaattcaggattagactcagagtatgttgaacctcctaccttaAATACCcctctgaaacaaacaaacaaacctgaaacaaacaaacaaacagacttgaaacaaacaaacaaacaaacctgaaacaaacaaacaaacagacttgaaacaaacaaacaaacaaacctcacgtggtcagatgttattttagttttcagattGTATCTATTGACATTCGTCTGTTGTTTAAATCATTTGAACTCAGGTTAAGATCTTTTTAACGTGTTCCTTCTGGAGCCTTCGGCCGACTCTCATGGTCTTCATCGTGTTCCCCGTGTTGTCGTGTGTTTTTAGTCTCTTCCAGAACGAGGGACGAAGTCAGTTCCATTCACTGAAGAAGACAGTGGGACTAGGCTGAAAGCTCTGGGAAGAGCCAGTAAGTGAACGTTGAGTTTAGAATCACAAACTGAGCAGGTTCAGTGTCAACAAGGAACCACAAATAGTTTGTATTTACTCAGATACCTCATTACatgtctaataataataataagactgAAGTAAATTTACTCAGTTACTGTACTTTTACTACAAAGTAAAAGTTTCAGCTGCGGCAGGAAGAGGAAATAAACTGCTGAGTTTCTTTCTGCTGACTCAGTTTAACTCCAGGATTTCTCAAAGAGGAAAATACATGATGTCATACAGGAACTGAAGGTgaataatcacacacacaactcacataactcagagaggaagaaagcagctgttagcagttagccgctaactgctagcagctgctattcttcttctttgagttagctgctaactgctaacagctgctttcAAAATCTCATGCAATGGgtcacacacagaggaggtcGTCACACTCGTCCTGGTGACTGTCCCTTTTATACAGACATAATTTCACTGCTGTTCCTCTGCTGCCGGCTGAAAGGCGAGACAACTTCATCCCTCCATTCTGTGATCGTACCTTTTTTACAGAGCGGCGAGGTGTgaaattcccgccttgaacaggAAGTGTAAAAGGGGCCTCTGTCTCAGTTCATgatgaggctgctgctgctgtgtgactgtagtcacacacacagtgacagggctaactgttagcatcacacggctaacgTTACCTGAtggttattaacaggtttaacaGAGTCAAGCCGTTTCAGTGTCGCTGTGAGATtaaggcccaattccaatccgatctcttacagactcactgacttagaggcgcgttcatgtgaagtgtgtgagtgtgtgagggctgtcccattgtcaaatcgtcaagtcagtgagtcagtgagtgagccctttatgcccccttaccataggtcagcatcgatgcagacttacggtaaggaaattacccacagttcatagcgttgtgacgtcaaatacaggggttgccctcggaacaccggaagtgttataaaaaaaacccgAAAACACGGTTGGCAGATATGCAAACGGTAACGTTATGGAAGGAGAGCGAAAAAACAGAtagataaacaatgaaacattacattgattaaggatttaagatggtacataaacacacatgaagtcagaggaataccagtggttatattccacacacaaagaatatatgtctatatatctatatatgtattctttgtgtgtggaatatatgctgacaataacagataaatgatcacgcccagagctgccagtgtcaacaacattttgtagagagggataagtgctgtcccattcctatttgtagcatccggagccctttcagactctcacactcagtcacttacagctgacgtcagttaagtcagtgagggttcagggcctgagtctttaggggccggattggaattgggcctatgtgttggatgtgttagctcatgctaaccggGCAGAGCTCACGCAGACGCTCCTTCAGCGCCACCTCCAATGGCGGCAGCAATCAGCTGTTGATCAGCACTGAGATCCTCCAGGGACGTATGACGCCCAGGACGTGCTGCTGGAAGTTCATTCATCAACTCAGCGATTTCACtggaggtcacactgacctttgacctttgaccactgaaaACTGATCAGTTCATGGTTGAGTCCACGTgtacgtttgtgccaaatttaaagaaatcccCTCAGAAGTCACCAGAACactgttttattattatctGAAACAATAACAGAGCCACAGctgagacaaacacaaacacatgaaaataaaaacaaacaaacaaatatcagCAACAGCTGTGATCACAACCAGGACTAATGATGTCACTAATGATGTCACAGGAGCTGAACAACTGTAAAACACAGATggagcttttgtttgttttgctctgGTTGTATCACGGgacattgtttgtttgtttgtttgtttgtttgtgttgatgcTCTCAAAATAGTAAACATTTAATGAGAAACTTaaataacaaaacacatttaGCAGAGCTCGTATGTGACACGCAGCAGCGTCACCGTGCACCTGGACACCTTCATACCTGGAGGTCTTTACTTTGACTGCAGTAATCTGATTACTCTGATACTGTGAAAGACTTCATCActgttacagctgtgtttgattaAATGAAGTGTGACTGTAGTGGAGGGTTAACTGGTTTAACTGGAGCTGAACtggttcatcatcatcatcatcatcatcatcatcgtcatctgTTAATAAACTCTGGAGTTTTTTCTGTGATGAGTTTCCTCGAGAGTAACTCCAGGTGTGACGTCACGTGGTTTCCCGCCGCTGGTGAGACCCTCTCAGGTGTGTCCGATCCGCGCAGCTCTCTCTGCGCACCCACCGCTGCGGATCTCGCGGTCGGCTGTGACGCAACAGGTTTTCACAAGCTGCTTCGTCACTTCGGGATTTATCGGGATGACTCCGCGGAGAGTCACGGAGCCGTCGGTGCCCGTCAATGGAAAACCCCGCGGGAGCGCGTGCGGATAAAAAGTCGCTGCAAATGGAAGCTGAGACGAGATTTACCGAGTTCACCGGCGGACAGACACCGAGACACCGACAGCCGCCCTGACAGACATGAACCCCGCCACAGGTGAGCACCCCTGGTTCTACTGAGGTCAGTGTGGAGGTGATGACGTTTGACCAGCAGGAACAGAACCGGAAACAGCTGAGATGTGTCTGAGTGTGACAGTGACGCGATGATATAGAGTTTAGTGTGAAGTTAAAGTGAGGAGAGCTGCACACCTCCTACGTCACCTGAGAGCCTGCGGTGTGGAGGGTGAACTGTGCCAGGCTGCTGTATGGAGGGCTGTTAGTGCCAGAGAACACGCTCAGGTGGAGCACCGTGATATGAGCCAATCGATCGATTGATCGATTGATTTTCATACAACATTAAAATCTCAATCGTCACGTCTTTGCTCAGTTTAGTTGTTTGACATCATTTCGTGGTCGCTGCGTATCGAATGGAAAAGTCACGTAAATAACGACGTTATTAAAAGTTAATGAATAATTTACTGCTcagttattaattattaattagaacctgcagtttgttttctgtttgataAAAGAAATATTGTTTCCCGTCAGTATTTACCCTCCATTAAATTAACAGttaaataacattaataaaatacatgatgatgatgatgatgatgatgatgctccTCCCTCCAGTCGCCGCCCTGCTGCACTGCTTCCTGTTGGCAGATTTAATCCAGTCAGCTCCTGTCAGCTCGCCACTCACAGAGGCGGCCGAGCGAGCGAAGACGCTGGTGGAGAAAATCCTGAGAGACATCCCCACCGTGCACGCCGCCACCATCACCACGCAGGTAACCGAGCCGTCTGATTGGCTCCTGctggttcttcttcttcttcttcttcttcatgtgTGAATATTTACgctcctcctgctctcctcaGGGTCTGACCCTCGACTCTGCCGCACAGACGACCAACCTGCAGATGATGGTGACATCACTGGGCATCCCCGCCGCCCCCGTCCTCAAGCCGCCATCCGAACGCTTCACACTGGTCAgtctgcagtctgattggttcTTAATGACgtcagtgatgatgtcacctcAGAGAATAACAACATGAATGTTTCTGTGTTCGTTGCGAGTTTTTAACGCGCTGTGTCGCCTCCTGCAGGACGACTGTGTGAGTCGCATGGCGGCGGGCAGCCGGCTGTACCAGGGGCTGCTGGGAGTTTTATCAGACCGGCTGAGCGGACTGAGCGACCTGCGGGCTGACCTCAGAGACCTGCTGACACGCATCAACAAGGTAGCGCACACACACCTGACGTGACATCATGGCTGTCTGCGGCGGAGTGTGTGAGGTCACAGctgactgtgtgtttctgtgtgtgtgtgtgtgtgtgtttcagatgaAGGAGGCGGCTCAGCTCAGCGGCGGCAGTGCTGCAGATCAGAGTCTGGACCTGGCCTCCCGTCTCCACGGTAACTACGAGGTGCAGGTGGCGACTCACCTGACACTCACGCAGCTCCGCTCCTTCTGTCACGACCTGATCCGCAGCCTGAGAGCTGTCTCCACCTACAAGCTCCGCCCATCAGGTAcacgctaagccccgcccagcAGAGGGGACGCCACGCTGCAGGAAACATCAGGACGCCATGAGCGTGGCTACAACAGAACCAGCTGAGCGTCTGAAGGCGGAGCTCTCTGGGTCAGATCACCTgcagcaaacaggaagtggtccaaaacaaaaacaaaagagtttGATTGTGGAACAAGTTTTAAAGGACGCAGAACGACTTCCTGTTCGGACTGAGGTCACGTCACATGATCAGGAAGAGATTCACCTCCTCGTGTAGCTGATGGCAGACATTTACTGTGAAGGAGGAGCGCTGGGATCAGtggcgcctgtgtgtgtgtgtgtgtgtgtgtgtgtgtgtttgtctgtgtgtgtgtgtgtgtgtgttcagcaggAATGTTGGGAATCTTCCAGGAATGAAgaaactgatgatgatgatgtgcagGTCTGAGCGTGTCCTCTGCTGCTCTCGTCTTTCACTTTCTGATTCTGcagcgttcacacacacacacacacacacgctctgtCAGCTGTCTGAGCGTCTCGTCACGGCTGATCAGGAAATCTTTCTGATCATCGATCAATGAGCTGAGAAGTTTTCCAGTTTTCTGATCAATCGATCGAGTCACATCAGAgccatcacttcctgtttcacaataaaagcttcttcTACTGGTGAATCATGtggaggcttttattgtgaaacaggaagtggtctgagcagactgctgctgtgtgttgtgaataaatatagtatttattttatttacgtTTGTATTTATGAATATTTGTTTGACTGATGAAAACACGTCCACTGCTGCAGATTCTTTATcagagtttatttatttatttatgctgaaatatttatttgactttgatcagtttgtttgttttatgatgtcagatgtgtgtgtgtgtgtgtgtgtgtgtgtgtgatgaactgatttatttatttgaactgATTTAGTTTgaattataaatattaatatctgTCATTTTCTAACAGAAGTTTTGTCGTCTTTTTAATTCGTGTTAAACACTGttttatatgaaaataaaaagtttcactttcctttgtttcatattttgttttcatgtgtttGAGCACATCGTCTGGTccaaatgtctgaaaaaaaagattaaaatgttggatttttttttttttttacaaaatgttctaaaaacattaaatgtcaGAGAAAATATTAATGAAATTTCTAAAAATActattaaaatgtcagaaaaaatggtaataaaatgtctgaaaagacATTACTGAAATGTCCgaaaagaaatattaaaaataatgtccaaaaaatgttggccattattattaaaatgtcagaaaaaatgtaataaaatgtccaCAATTCATTATGAAAAATGTAcgaaaacaaacattattaaaatatCTGGAAAAAAGTTTATATAATgtccaaaaatatcttaaaagtctaaaaaatgttgataaaatgtcataaaatattgAACTGTCCGAATTATATGattgaaatgtctgaaaataatcTATAGTTCTGTGGGCACTATacactgtggtgtgtgtgtgtgtgtgtgtgtgtgtgtgccagccgCTAAGTGGCAGCTGTAACTCCGCCTCTATTTACTCGCTCAtggtcagagctggaggacacatcacaaagttttcttcacattGTTCGTCgcactttacctgctctctgggggagatggGCGGAGTCATCTGAAACATGCTGTATCGTTATCATGTCGTGTCATTCCACCAACAATAACCCTCTGTCGTCATGGATCGCTCTGACTGATGATAATAATGCTGTGATATTTTCTGTGATCGTACCGTGAACATCTCACATGCCGCTGCCCTTTAACCAACAGATCTGCGCTggaatcagcaggaggagaactCCTTCAAtttgctgttagcagctagcacctggctgttagcagttagcacctGTTAGCAcctggctgttagcagctagcacctggctgttagcagttagcacctGTTAGCAcctggctgttagcagctagcacctggctgttagcagctagcaccTGTTAGCAcctggctgttagcagttagcacctGTTAGCAGTTAGTACCTGTTAGCAcctggctgttagcagttagcacctGTTAGCAcctggctgttagcagttagctgttagcagttagcttttaactgttagcagttagcacttagctgttagcagctagttattGTTACCTCTCAGCAGCCGGTGGACAAAACCAATAGCTCAGATGTGAAGCGTTCAAGCTCtactcagtaaaaatgagtactgGATGAAGGTAAATTCTAACATTCTCATGACTTTATTTGAGGGAACAACATGTTTCACGTTCAGCGTCATCATGTATGTCAGTGTGCTGAGGATTGGTTTGTCAAGCTGATGACACACGTTACCTGTGGCTGTGCAAGGAGATTTCATTGATTGCAATATTACAGAGGGAGTTACGACGCATCGTTtatagtaaaaaggcttttgtttttttaaaaatgtttttcatgtgaagaaGTTTATGTTAAAAGTTGTTTCGTAAATGTGTTTTACTGAATTCATGCTCACAGAGGTGTGAAGGGTCATGAAGGAATggattactttattttttatagtgtagatctctgtgtttccctggaaacaaaagaagaataaataacaacaacaaacaaaacaaacaacaatataaaaacaccGGTGTCAGTATCGACCCAGAATTTCTAAATCCGTTCATCTGTCGTTCAGTTAGAAAGTTAATGTGTTGATTTGATTATTTTACAGTCAGATATTATTGTATCGTTTAAACCTATGGACAGgttcattattgattattgacTTATCTGATTATTATAacactttttttattcttccCATTGAAgggtttttcctgatcagctgtgaggacagagggacgtCGTACTGGatattattctttattcttagCGAgtcttttctttgtattttggCCGTTAACATCCAGAACTTTGACTGTTGAGTCGCAgcaaacaacatgttttttgtgtgctCGTACCACCTCCGCCCTGCCTCCATGAT from Epinephelus lanceolatus isolate andai-2023 chromosome 18, ASM4190304v1, whole genome shotgun sequence harbors:
- the LOC117268931 gene encoding granulocyte colony-stimulating factor-like yields the protein MNPATVAALLHCFLLADLIQSAPVSSPLTEAAERAKTLVEKILRDIPTVHAATITTQGLTLDSAAQTTNLQMMVTSLGIPAAPVLKPPSERFTLDDCVSRMAAGSRLYQGLLGVLSDRLSGLSDLRADLRDLLTRINKMKEAAQLSGGSAADQSLDLASRLHGNYEVQVATHLTLTQLRSFCHDLIRSLRAVSTYKLRPSGTR